One window from the genome of Candidatus Campbellbacteria bacterium encodes:
- a CDS encoding His/Gly/Thr/Pro-type tRNA ligase C-terminal domain-containing protein yields the protein MKQSQLFTKTRKEVPSDEVSKNAQLLIRGGFVHKEMAGVYSLLPLGLRVVDKINTIIREEMNAIGGQEVFMSALQDPETWKKTDRWEGDAKDIWFKTHLGNGGELGLGFTHEEPLTNLMKNHISSYKDLPKYVYQIQTKFRNEVRAKSGVLRGREFLMKDLYSFCKTPEEQDAFYEQAKQAYTNVFKRVGLGDRTFMTFASGGTFSKYSHEFQTLCDTGEDTIYVDEKKHIAINKEVLNDEVLKDLGVSRDDLVEKMAVEVGNIFSLGTRFSDAFGLNFLDATGTQQSVVMGSYGIGPTRTMGVIAEVYGDDKGLVWPKSVAPFDVHVLVLESKEGADVHAYTEKITTDIEKAGYEVLYDDRGMTAGAKFADADLIGIPMRLVISDKHMRNNTVEMKGRTEADARVVTSSEVVGLLSS from the coding sequence ATGAAACAGTCACAGCTTTTTACAAAAACTCGCAAAGAGGTACCAAGTGATGAGGTATCAAAAAATGCGCAACTCCTTATTCGTGGAGGTTTTGTCCATAAAGAAATGGCGGGTGTGTACTCATTATTGCCACTAGGACTCCGCGTGGTAGATAAAATCAATACGATTATTCGAGAAGAAATGAACGCAATTGGAGGACAGGAGGTGTTTATGTCTGCATTGCAAGATCCTGAAACATGGAAGAAAACAGACCGCTGGGAAGGGGACGCAAAAGATATTTGGTTTAAGACACATTTAGGAAATGGTGGGGAACTTGGTCTCGGTTTTACGCACGAAGAACCGCTCACAAATCTTATGAAGAACCACATTTCTTCGTATAAGGATTTGCCGAAATATGTGTACCAAATTCAAACAAAGTTTAGAAATGAAGTGCGTGCAAAAAGTGGGGTCCTTCGAGGACGAGAGTTTTTGATGAAAGATTTGTACTCATTTTGTAAAACGCCAGAAGAACAAGATGCGTTTTATGAACAAGCAAAGCAAGCATATACCAACGTGTTTAAACGCGTAGGTCTTGGCGACAGAACATTCATGACCTTTGCATCAGGTGGTACGTTCTCAAAATACTCTCATGAGTTTCAAACATTGTGTGATACGGGAGAAGACACCATCTATGTTGACGAGAAAAAACATATTGCTATCAATAAAGAAGTATTGAATGATGAAGTATTGAAAGATCTTGGTGTGTCGCGCGACGATCTCGTTGAAAAAATGGCCGTTGAAGTGGGAAATATTTTCTCTCTCGGTACGCGTTTTTCTGATGCGTTTGGTCTTAACTTTCTTGATGCAACAGGTACGCAACAAAGTGTTGTTATGGGAAGTTACGGTATTGGCCCGACCCGCACTATGGGAGTTATTGCTGAGGTATATGGAGACGACAAAGGGTTGGTGTGGCCAAAGAGTGTTGCGCCGTTTGATGTGCATGTGCTTGTGCTTGAAAGCAAAGAGGGAGCCGATGTACACGCGTATACGGAAAAAATAACCACCGATATTGAGAAAGCTGGATATGAGGTGCTCTACGACGACCGTGGTATGACCGCTGGAGCAAAATTTGCGGATGCCGACCTTATTGGTATTCCTATGCGTCTTGTCATTTCTGATAAACATATGCGTAACAACACCGTTGAGATGAAGGGTCGTACAGAGGCAGACGCGCGTGTGGTGACCTCTTCAGAAGTGGTTGGCCTCTTGTCATCATAG